One Pseudonocardia abyssalis DNA segment encodes these proteins:
- a CDS encoding acyl-CoA dehydrogenase family protein yields the protein MDFTETDEHRDLRAAVGAVASRFGPTYYAGRAAAHEPCTELWAALGESGFIGVNVAEEHGGGGGGLVELAIVCEEIAARGTPLLLLLVSAAISAEVIGEFGSAAQRAQWLPGLADGTVKVVFAITEPDAGSNTHKISTTAVRDGDDWLIRGTKYYISGVDEAAALLVVARTGRDESGGPLMSLFVVPTDAPGMQAVPLPVDAMLPERQFTLHFDDVRVPATSLVGEEGQGFRQVFRGLNPERITGAALCVGIARHALDQAASYATTRTVWDTPIGAHQGVSHPLAKAKIETELAALMTRKAAWLHDRGLPAGEASNMAKYAAAEAAIAAVDAAIQSHGGNGLATEYGLVPYWGLARLLRIAPVNREMILNYVAQHSLGLPRSY from the coding sequence GTGGACTTCACCGAGACCGACGAGCACCGCGACCTGCGCGCCGCGGTGGGTGCGGTCGCGAGCCGCTTCGGCCCCACCTACTACGCCGGGCGCGCCGCGGCCCACGAGCCGTGCACCGAGCTGTGGGCGGCCCTCGGGGAGTCGGGCTTCATCGGGGTCAACGTGGCCGAGGAGCACGGCGGCGGCGGGGGCGGGCTCGTCGAGCTGGCCATCGTCTGTGAGGAGATCGCCGCCCGCGGCACCCCGCTGCTCCTGCTGCTGGTCTCCGCAGCGATCTCGGCCGAGGTGATCGGCGAGTTCGGCAGCGCGGCGCAGCGCGCGCAGTGGCTCCCGGGTCTCGCCGACGGCACGGTCAAGGTCGTCTTCGCGATCACCGAGCCGGACGCGGGCTCCAACACCCACAAGATCAGCACCACGGCCGTGCGCGACGGCGACGACTGGCTGATCCGCGGCACGAAGTACTACATCTCCGGCGTCGACGAGGCGGCCGCGCTGCTCGTCGTCGCGCGCACCGGCCGCGACGAGTCCGGCGGCCCGCTGATGTCGCTGTTCGTCGTCCCCACCGACGCGCCGGGGATGCAGGCCGTCCCGCTGCCCGTCGACGCGATGCTCCCGGAGCGCCAGTTCACCCTGCACTTCGACGACGTCCGGGTGCCGGCCACCTCGCTCGTCGGCGAGGAGGGGCAGGGGTTCCGGCAGGTCTTCCGCGGGCTCAACCCGGAGCGGATCACCGGCGCCGCGCTGTGTGTCGGCATCGCCCGGCACGCACTCGACCAGGCCGCGTCCTACGCCACCACGCGCACGGTCTGGGACACCCCGATCGGCGCGCACCAGGGCGTGTCGCACCCGCTGGCCAAGGCGAAGATCGAGACCGAGCTGGCCGCGCTGATGACCCGTAAGGCCGCCTGGCTGCACGACCGCGGGCTGCCGGCGGGCGAGGCGTCGAACATGGCGAAGTACGCCGCGGCGGAGGCCGCGATCGCCGCCGTCGACGCGGCGATCCAGTCCCACGGCGGCAACGGCCTGGCCACCGAGTACGGCCTCGTGCCCTACTGGGGCCTCGCGCGGCTGCTGCGGATCGCGCCGGTCAACCGCGAGATGATCCTCAACTACGTGGCCCAGCACAGCCTCGGCCTCCCGCGCTCCTACTAG
- a CDS encoding TetR/AcrR family transcriptional regulator, with amino-acid sequence MPSTDTGRRRDPDRRARILDAAAELAAQRGFHSVGMAEIGAQAGIVGTGIYRHFDSKMAVLVAVLDLGMDRLARGAADIVSSAPDDRSALTALVRDHIEVAITERPMLAAYHREVHNLPEDDRRRLRRRQRHYLEDWVHVLGPLRRDLSDPELRVVVQAAIGAVQSTLFFRSGLPEDRLAALLDTMAHSCLGVEPASESPMTDW; translated from the coding sequence ATGCCGTCGACCGACACCGGGCGCAGACGCGACCCGGACCGGCGCGCCCGCATCCTCGACGCCGCAGCCGAGCTCGCGGCGCAGCGCGGGTTCCACAGCGTCGGGATGGCCGAGATCGGCGCGCAGGCCGGGATCGTCGGCACCGGGATCTACCGGCACTTCGACAGCAAGATGGCCGTGCTGGTCGCAGTGCTCGACCTGGGCATGGACCGCCTCGCCCGCGGGGCCGCCGACATCGTCTCCTCGGCCCCCGACGACCGCAGTGCCCTGACCGCGCTGGTCCGCGACCACATCGAGGTGGCCATCACCGAGCGGCCGATGCTCGCCGCCTACCACCGCGAGGTGCACAACCTGCCCGAGGACGACCGGCGGCGGCTGCGCAGGCGCCAGCGCCACTACCTCGAGGACTGGGTGCACGTGCTCGGCCCGCTGCGCCGCGACCTGTCCGATCCCGAGTTGCGGGTGGTGGTGCAGGCCGCGATCGGCGCCGTGCAGTCGACGCTGTTCTTCCGCAGCGGACTGCCCGAGGACCGGCTGGCCGCGCTGCTCGACACGATGGCGCACAGCTGCCTCGGTGTGGAGCCCGCGAGTGAATCCCCGATGACCGACTGGTGA
- a CDS encoding acyl-CoA synthetase, with translation MYPGTFAATTPDKAAVVMSDTGATLTYAELEDRSIRLSRVLHAAGLRPGDDVALLAENNLRTYEVFWAAMRSGLYITAINQHLTPSEVSYIVGDCGAKAIVVSSAYAATATAIVDGTPAVTLRLAYGPDPVDHHDDLETALAAAPAEPLEDQPRGRDMLYSSGTTGQPKGVKAPLPGVDVREGGDALLGLFGPLYGFGADTVYLSPAPLYHAAPLRFGGMIHQVGGTVVVMPKFEPTAALAAIERYRVTHSQWVPTMFVRMLKLPDEVRAGYDLSSLRVAVHAAAPCPVEVKRRMIDWWGPVLQEYYAATEAIGVTVIDSPTWLEHPGSVGRSLLGVVHICGEDGTDQPTGDVGLIYFEREVLPFAYHNDPDKTASAQHPDHPNWGTTGDVGYLDGDGFLFLTDRQAFMIISGGVNIYPQEIENALTLHPSVLDLAVIGIPDEEMGEQVKAVVQPAPGVAGSPELERELLDFLRTHIAGFKVPRSIDFVDALPRTETGKLQKHKLRDRYPTPAG, from the coding sequence GTGTACCCAGGGACCTTCGCCGCGACGACCCCGGACAAGGCCGCCGTCGTCATGTCCGACACCGGGGCCACGCTCACCTACGCCGAACTGGAGGACCGGTCGATCCGGCTCTCGCGCGTCCTGCACGCCGCGGGCCTGCGGCCCGGCGACGACGTCGCCCTGCTCGCCGAGAACAACCTGCGCACCTACGAGGTGTTCTGGGCCGCGATGCGCAGCGGGCTCTACATCACCGCGATCAACCAGCACCTGACGCCGTCCGAGGTCTCCTACATCGTCGGCGACTGCGGGGCGAAGGCGATCGTCGTCTCCTCCGCCTACGCGGCCACCGCGACCGCGATCGTCGACGGCACGCCGGCCGTCACGCTGCGGCTCGCCTACGGGCCCGACCCCGTCGACCACCACGACGACCTCGAGACCGCGCTCGCCGCGGCGCCGGCCGAGCCGCTCGAGGACCAGCCCCGCGGCCGCGACATGCTCTACTCCTCGGGCACCACCGGGCAGCCCAAGGGCGTCAAGGCGCCGCTGCCCGGCGTCGACGTCCGGGAGGGTGGCGACGCGCTGCTCGGTCTGTTCGGCCCGCTCTACGGGTTCGGCGCCGACACCGTCTACCTCTCCCCCGCGCCGCTGTACCACGCCGCGCCGCTGCGCTTCGGCGGGATGATCCACCAGGTCGGCGGCACGGTCGTCGTGATGCCGAAGTTCGAGCCGACCGCGGCGCTGGCGGCGATCGAGCGCTACCGCGTCACGCACAGCCAGTGGGTACCGACGATGTTCGTGCGCATGCTGAAGCTCCCCGACGAGGTCCGCGCGGGTTACGACCTGTCCTCGCTGCGGGTCGCGGTGCACGCCGCCGCACCGTGCCCGGTGGAGGTCAAGCGCCGGATGATCGACTGGTGGGGCCCGGTCCTGCAGGAGTACTACGCGGCGACCGAGGCCATCGGCGTCACCGTGATCGACTCCCCCACCTGGCTGGAGCACCCCGGGTCGGTCGGCCGGTCGCTGCTCGGCGTGGTGCACATCTGCGGCGAGGACGGCACCGACCAGCCGACCGGCGACGTCGGGCTGATCTACTTCGAGCGCGAGGTGCTGCCCTTCGCCTACCACAACGACCCCGACAAGACGGCCTCCGCGCAGCACCCGGACCACCCGAACTGGGGCACCACCGGCGACGTCGGCTACCTCGACGGGGACGGCTTCCTGTTCCTCACCGACCGCCAGGCATTCATGATCATCTCCGGTGGGGTGAACATCTACCCGCAGGAGATCGAGAACGCGCTGACGCTGCACCCGTCGGTGCTCGACCTGGCCGTCATCGGCATCCCCGACGAGGAGATGGGTGAGCAGGTCAAGGCGGTCGTGCAGCCGGCGCCGGGCGTCGCCGGGTCCCCGGAGCTCGAGCGCGAGCTGCTCGACTTCCTGCGCACGCACATCGCCGGGTTCAAGGTCCCGCGCAGCATCGACTTCGTCGACGCGCTGCCCCGCACCGAGACCGGCAAGCTGCAGAAGCACAAGCTGCGCGACCGCTACCCGACCCCGGCGGGCTGA
- a CDS encoding TIGR03617 family F420-dependent LLM class oxidoreductase, which yields MLIDAVVDFAADPFAAEAAAVRAEAEGYDGVSIPETSHDPFVALTLAARATNGITLQSGIAVAFARNPMTTAVVANDVQLVSGGRFELGLGSQVRAHIERRFGMPWSRPAARMEEYISTLRAIWERFATGERLRVEGEFYRHTLMTEFFDPGPNPHGPPPVLLAAVGERMTEVAGRVADGILCHSLTTVRYLTEVTLPALTRGRGGPLDGFTVGVPAFAVLGDSPEQRAAAEAGVRRQIAFYGSTPAYRPVLELHGWGDLADRLNRLSRRQSWTEMTGLIDDDVLDTFAVAGDAAEVAAQLRTRFGGIAGRLSLNTPYAADEAQVLEVAARLRA from the coding sequence GTGCTGATCGACGCCGTCGTCGACTTCGCGGCCGACCCGTTCGCCGCCGAGGCCGCCGCCGTGCGCGCGGAGGCCGAGGGGTACGACGGCGTCTCGATCCCGGAGACCTCGCACGACCCGTTCGTCGCGCTGACGCTCGCAGCCAGGGCGACGAACGGCATCACGCTGCAGAGCGGCATCGCGGTGGCCTTCGCCCGTAACCCGATGACGACGGCGGTGGTCGCCAACGACGTGCAGCTCGTCTCCGGCGGGCGGTTCGAGCTCGGCCTCGGGTCGCAGGTGCGGGCGCACATCGAGCGGCGGTTCGGGATGCCGTGGAGCCGCCCGGCCGCGCGCATGGAGGAGTACATCTCGACACTGCGCGCGATCTGGGAGCGGTTCGCCACCGGCGAGCGGCTGCGCGTCGAGGGCGAGTTCTACCGGCACACCCTGATGACGGAGTTCTTCGACCCCGGGCCCAACCCGCACGGCCCGCCGCCGGTGCTGCTGGCCGCCGTCGGGGAGCGGATGACCGAGGTCGCGGGCCGCGTCGCGGACGGGATCCTGTGCCACAGCCTCACGACCGTGCGGTACCTGACCGAGGTGACGCTCCCGGCCCTGACGCGCGGGCGCGGCGGCCCGCTCGACGGGTTCACCGTCGGCGTGCCGGCGTTCGCCGTGCTCGGCGACTCCCCGGAGCAGCGGGCCGCGGCCGAGGCGGGCGTGCGCCGGCAGATCGCGTTCTACGGATCCACGCCCGCCTACCGCCCGGTGCTGGAGCTGCACGGCTGGGGAGACCTGGCCGACCGGCTCAACCGCCTCTCGCGCCGGCAGTCCTGGACGGAGATGACCGGGCTGATCGACGACGACGTGCTCGACACCTTCGCCGTCGCCGGGGACGCCGCGGAGGTCGCCGCGCAGCTGAGGACCCGCTTCGGCGGGATCGCGGGGCGGCTCTCGCTCAACACGCCGTACGCGGCCGACGAGGCACAGGTGCTGGAGGTGGCCGCGCGGCTGCGGGCATGA
- a CDS encoding glycoside hydrolase family 3 N-terminal domain-containing protein gives METLTVDQKAALCLGADFWHTAAVPGVPSILVSDGPHGLRVQPGAGDHAGIGGSLPATCFPTAAALASSWDPDLAREIGAALGDEARAQGVGVVLGPGVNIKRSPLCGRNFEYFSEDPHLTGVLAAALVEGVQSRGVGTSVKHFAANNQETDRLRVSAEVDERTLREIYLPAFERVVTHARPWTVMCAYNKVNGIYASQHEWLLTTVLRDEWGFDGVVVSDWGAVADRVAALAAGLDLEMPPNLGVSDRAIVDAVADGSLDEAVLDRAVARMRTLVERAHRSDPGDAFDVDAHHALARRAAADGIVLLRNEGHDPEDRILPLHDSAALTVAVVGELARTPRYQGAGSSQVNPTRLDVPFDELVAALPQATVSFAAGYALDGPGDRALADEAVALSTGADVVVALLGLPAAQESEGFDREHIDLPTAQLMLLSRLVDTGVPVVVALAHGGVVRTDPWEQRVAALVECRLGGQAGGGALADVLTGVVDPGGRLAETIPLRLADTPSHLNFPGEEGRVRYGEGVFVGYRGFDALDRPVAHPFGHGLSYTGFDYSGLTVDVDGTDLTVGATVTNTGGRAGREVVQLYVGDPEASVARPPAELRGFTKITLEPGESRTVSFTLDARDLSFWSTARGRWVLEAGEFEIAVGASSRDLRLCRTVVVDTDPVRTPLTADSTLQEWLADPDRGPELRAAAGPGILQDDELLRVIGNFPLGRLAAFPGIGISWETLTRLGA, from the coding sequence ATGGAGACCCTCACCGTCGACCAGAAGGCCGCGCTGTGCCTCGGCGCCGACTTCTGGCACACCGCCGCCGTCCCGGGCGTCCCGTCGATCCTGGTCTCCGACGGGCCGCACGGCCTGCGCGTGCAGCCCGGCGCGGGTGACCACGCCGGGATCGGCGGCAGCCTGCCCGCCACCTGCTTCCCGACGGCGGCGGCGCTCGCGTCGTCGTGGGACCCGGACCTGGCCCGCGAGATCGGTGCGGCACTCGGCGACGAGGCCCGTGCGCAGGGCGTCGGCGTCGTGCTGGGGCCGGGGGTGAACATCAAGCGCTCGCCGCTGTGCGGGCGCAACTTCGAGTACTTCTCCGAGGACCCGCACCTCACGGGCGTGCTCGCCGCGGCGCTGGTCGAGGGCGTGCAGAGCCGGGGCGTCGGGACGTCGGTGAAGCACTTCGCGGCCAACAACCAGGAGACCGACCGGCTGCGCGTGAGCGCGGAGGTCGACGAGCGCACGCTGCGCGAGATCTACCTGCCCGCGTTCGAGCGGGTCGTCACGCACGCCCGGCCGTGGACGGTGATGTGCGCCTACAACAAGGTCAACGGCATCTACGCCTCGCAGCACGAGTGGCTGCTCACGACGGTGCTGCGCGACGAGTGGGGCTTCGACGGCGTCGTCGTGTCCGACTGGGGCGCGGTGGCCGACCGCGTCGCCGCGCTCGCCGCGGGGCTGGACCTGGAGATGCCGCCGAACCTGGGCGTGAGCGACCGCGCGATCGTCGACGCCGTCGCCGACGGGTCACTGGACGAGGCGGTGCTGGACCGGGCCGTCGCGCGGATGCGGACGCTGGTGGAGCGGGCACATCGGTCCGACCCGGGCGATGCGTTCGACGTCGACGCCCACCACGCGTTGGCCCGGCGGGCCGCGGCCGACGGGATCGTGCTGCTGCGCAACGAGGGCCACGACCCCGAGGACCGGATCCTGCCGCTGCACGACTCGGCGGCGCTGACGGTCGCGGTCGTCGGCGAGCTGGCCCGCACCCCCCGCTACCAGGGCGCGGGCAGCTCCCAGGTCAACCCGACCCGCCTGGACGTCCCGTTCGACGAGCTGGTGGCCGCCCTGCCGCAGGCGACGGTCTCCTTCGCCGCGGGCTACGCCCTCGACGGGCCCGGCGACCGGGCGCTCGCCGACGAGGCGGTCGCGCTGTCCACGGGGGCCGACGTCGTCGTCGCGCTGCTCGGGCTGCCCGCGGCGCAGGAGTCCGAGGGCTTCGACCGTGAGCACATCGACCTGCCCACCGCGCAGCTCATGCTGCTGTCGCGGCTCGTCGACACCGGGGTGCCCGTGGTCGTCGCGCTGGCGCACGGCGGGGTCGTGCGCACCGACCCGTGGGAACAGCGCGTCGCGGCGCTCGTCGAGTGCCGGCTCGGCGGGCAGGCCGGCGGCGGTGCGCTCGCCGACGTCCTGACCGGCGTCGTCGACCCCGGCGGGCGCCTCGCCGAGACCATCCCGCTGCGCCTGGCCGACACCCCGTCGCACCTGAACTTCCCCGGCGAGGAGGGGCGCGTCCGCTACGGCGAGGGCGTGTTCGTCGGCTACCGCGGGTTCGACGCGCTGGACCGCCCGGTCGCGCACCCGTTCGGCCACGGCCTGTCCTACACCGGGTTCGACTACTCGGGGCTGACCGTCGACGTCGACGGGACGGACCTGACCGTCGGGGCCACCGTCACCAACACCGGCGGCCGGGCGGGGCGCGAGGTCGTGCAGCTCTACGTCGGGGACCCGGAGGCCTCGGTCGCGCGCCCGCCCGCCGAGCTGCGCGGGTTCACCAAGATCACGCTGGAACCCGGGGAGTCGCGGACCGTCTCCTTCACCCTCGACGCCCGCGACCTGTCGTTCTGGTCGACCGCCCGCGGCCGCTGGGTGCTGGAGGCGGGCGAGTTCGAGATCGCCGTCGGGGCGTCCTCGCGGGACCTGCGGCTGTGCCGGACCGTCGTCGTCGACACCGACCCGGTGCGCACCCCGCTCACGGCGGACTCGACGCTGCAGGAGTGGCTGGCCGACCCCGACCGCGGACCGGAGCTGCGTGCCGCGGCGGGGCCCGGGATCCTGCAGGACGACGAGCTGCTGCGGGTGATCGGCAACTTCCCGCTCGGGCGGCTCGCCGCGTTCCCCGGTATCGGGATCAGCTGGGAGACGCTGACGCGGCTCGGCGCCTGA
- a CDS encoding SRPBCC family protein yields MADERIPEERIPEERIPEERIEVRRTVPATPQTVFAVLCDPQGHVEIDATGMLQDATGEPVTAAGDTFVVHMDRESLGDLPMGRYDVQVTIRDFEPDREIAWTILGTIRPAIGHVYGYRLEPTADGTVVTSYYDWSGIDDEWRARAVFPIISEQALKATLGILERTVRRRAASASPS; encoded by the coding sequence ATGGCCGACGAACGCATCCCAGAGGAACGCATCCCAGAAGAACGCATCCCAGAAGAACGAATCGAGGTACGCCGCACCGTCCCCGCCACCCCGCAGACGGTCTTCGCCGTCCTCTGCGACCCGCAGGGGCACGTGGAGATCGACGCCACCGGGATGCTGCAGGACGCCACGGGGGAGCCGGTGACGGCGGCGGGTGACACGTTCGTCGTCCACATGGACCGCGAGTCCCTCGGCGACCTGCCGATGGGCCGCTACGACGTGCAGGTCACGATCCGCGACTTCGAGCCGGACCGCGAGATCGCCTGGACGATCCTCGGCACGATCCGCCCGGCGATCGGCCACGTCTACGGCTACCGCCTGGAGCCCACCGCCGACGGCACGGTCGTGACGTCCTACTACGACTGGTCCGGCATCGACGACGAGTGGCGGGCCAGGGCGGTCTTCCCGATCATCTCCGAGCAGGCGCTGAAGGCGACGCTGGGCATCCTGGAGCGGACGGTCAGGCGCCGAGCCGCGTCAGCGTCTCCCAGCTGA
- a CDS encoding FAD-binding dehydrogenase yields the protein MDADVIVVGAGLAGLAATAELADAGRRVLLLEQEPEQNLGGQAFWSFGGLFLVDSPEQRRLGIRDSADLAMQDWLGSAGFDRGVDDPSGEDFWARQWATAYLDFAAGEKRSWLHAMGMRWFPVVGWAERGGGLADGHGNSVPRFHVTWGTGPGVVEPFALRVREAVARGLVELRFRHRVDGLAVTDGTVTGVHGAVLEPSTAPRGTASSRTTAGEFALGAQAVIVTSGGIGANHDLVRANWPRRLGSPPKRMISGVPEHVDGRMLGITEAAGGRIVNRDRMWHYTEGIRNWDPIWARHGIRILPGPSSLWFDATGTRFGAPNFPGFDTLSTLAAITATGHDHSWFVLTQKIVEKEFALSGSEQNPDLTGKDVRATLGRARAGAPAPVQAFLRNGADFVVADTLPELVAGMNGLTDEPLLDAAALERQIVARDREMDNPFTKDLQVTAIHGARRYRGDRLVRTAAPHRVLDPRNGPLIAVKLNILTRKTLGGLQTDLSGRVRRADGTPFPGLYAAGEVAGFGGGGVHGYRSLEGTFLGGCLFSGRQAGRSAALATGV from the coding sequence ATGGACGCCGACGTGATCGTGGTGGGGGCGGGGTTGGCCGGGCTGGCGGCCACCGCGGAGCTGGCCGACGCGGGGCGGCGGGTGCTGCTGCTCGAGCAGGAACCGGAGCAGAACCTGGGTGGCCAGGCGTTCTGGTCGTTCGGCGGGCTGTTCCTCGTCGACTCCCCCGAGCAGCGCCGCCTGGGCATCCGCGACTCCGCCGACCTCGCGATGCAGGACTGGCTGGGCAGCGCCGGGTTCGACCGCGGCGTCGACGACCCGTCCGGCGAGGACTTCTGGGCCCGCCAGTGGGCCACCGCGTACCTCGACTTCGCCGCGGGCGAGAAGCGGTCGTGGCTGCACGCGATGGGGATGCGCTGGTTCCCGGTCGTGGGGTGGGCCGAGCGCGGTGGGGGTCTCGCCGACGGGCACGGCAACTCGGTGCCGCGCTTCCACGTCACCTGGGGCACCGGGCCGGGCGTCGTGGAGCCGTTCGCGCTGCGGGTGCGCGAGGCGGTCGCGCGCGGGCTCGTCGAACTCCGCTTCCGGCACCGCGTCGACGGGCTGGCCGTCACCGACGGCACGGTCACCGGCGTCCACGGGGCGGTGCTCGAACCCAGCACGGCCCCGCGGGGTACGGCGAGCTCCCGGACCACGGCCGGCGAGTTCGCGCTGGGCGCGCAGGCGGTGATCGTCACCTCCGGCGGCATCGGCGCGAACCACGACCTCGTCCGGGCCAACTGGCCGAGGCGGCTCGGTTCGCCGCCGAAGCGGATGATCTCCGGGGTCCCCGAGCACGTCGACGGGCGGATGCTCGGGATCACCGAGGCCGCGGGCGGGCGGATCGTCAACCGCGACCGCATGTGGCACTACACCGAGGGCATCCGCAACTGGGACCCGATCTGGGCCCGGCACGGCATCCGGATCCTGCCCGGGCCGTCGTCGCTGTGGTTCGACGCCACCGGGACGCGCTTCGGCGCCCCGAACTTCCCCGGGTTCGACACCCTGTCCACGCTCGCCGCGATCACCGCCACCGGCCACGACCACTCGTGGTTCGTGCTCACGCAGAAGATCGTGGAGAAGGAGTTCGCGCTCTCGGGATCCGAGCAGAACCCGGACCTGACCGGCAAGGACGTCCGCGCGACGCTGGGCAGGGCCCGCGCCGGCGCCCCCGCCCCCGTCCAGGCGTTCCTGCGCAACGGGGCCGACTTCGTCGTCGCCGACACGCTGCCCGAGCTGGTCGCCGGGATGAACGGGCTGACCGACGAGCCGCTGCTCGACGCCGCCGCGCTGGAGCGCCAGATCGTGGCCCGCGACCGCGAGATGGACAACCCGTTCACCAAGGACCTGCAGGTCACCGCGATCCACGGGGCGCGGCGCTACCGCGGCGACAGGCTCGTGCGCACCGCCGCCCCGCACCGGGTGCTCGACCCCCGCAACGGCCCGCTGATCGCCGTGAAGCTCAACATCCTCACCCGCAAGACCCTCGGCGGACTGCAGACCGACCTGTCCGGGCGGGTCCGCCGGGCCGACGGCACCCCGTTCCCCGGCCTCTACGCCGCGGGCGAGGTCGCCGGGTTCGGCGGCGGCGGTGTGCACGGGTACCGCTCGCTGGAAGGCACGTTCCTGGGCGGGTGCCTGTTCTCGGGCCGCCAGGCCGGACGGTCGGCGGCGCTCGCGACAGGGGTGTGA
- a CDS encoding YdeI/OmpD-associated family protein, which yields MTDDILHVTDRAGWRAWLDEHAGTAREVWLVIPRAAQGGIRHGEAVEEALCLGWIDSLTRRHDENSRRQRFSPRNPRSAWSAINREAVERLTAEGRMAPAGLAAVELARRTGTWGLLTDAQAGIVPDDLRAALDAVPEAAGHFAAFPASARRAALEAVARAKRPETRRRHVERIVERAARGERP from the coding sequence ATGACCGACGACATACTCCACGTCACCGACCGCGCCGGGTGGCGGGCGTGGCTCGACGAGCACGCCGGCACCGCGCGCGAGGTCTGGCTGGTGATCCCGCGAGCGGCACAGGGCGGCATCCGGCACGGCGAGGCCGTCGAGGAGGCGCTGTGCCTCGGCTGGATCGACAGCCTCACCCGCCGCCACGACGAGAACTCGCGGCGGCAGCGGTTCAGCCCGCGCAACCCGAGGAGCGCGTGGAGCGCGATCAACCGCGAGGCCGTCGAGCGACTGACCGCGGAGGGACGGATGGCCCCGGCCGGGCTCGCCGCGGTCGAGCTGGCCCGGCGGACCGGTACGTGGGGCCTGCTCACCGACGCCCAGGCCGGGATCGTCCCCGACGACCTGCGCGCGGCCCTGGACGCGGTGCCCGAGGCGGCCGGCCACTTCGCCGCGTTCCCGGCGTCGGCGCGCCGGGCCGCGCTGGAGGCGGTCGCGCGGGCGAAGCGGCCGGAGACCCGCCGCCGCCACGTCGAGCGGATCGTGGAGCGGGCGGCGCGGGGCGAGCGACCCTGA
- a CDS encoding FAD-dependent monooxygenase yields the protein MTEIVPDVLVVGGGIGGLTTALCAVRRGLSARVLEQAATYGEIGAGIQLAPNATRVLDRLGLLDRIRDVGVLPRRLVLAHAGTGRELTHLPLTDFPQRYGGPYVVLHRSDLLAALLDACRDAGVALETGARADHVTDTGDRVEVRCTDGRGFAGGVLLAADGLHSRIRPRLVVDEPVCSGYVAYRGAVPLERVQHRSDLDDVVVFLGPGRHLVQYPLRARTLYNQVAVFRSPGFARGETDWGGPDELDAAFAGSCGHVRGAITAVGRDARWPMYDRPPTEHWVRGRIGLLGDAAHPMLQYLAQGACQAVEDADAVTGALASSPPAEALRRYAERRVPRATRVQTTARQWGELWHLDGPAADARDALLVGRAPDDHGHVGWLYG from the coding sequence ATGACGGAGATCGTCCCGGACGTCCTGGTGGTCGGCGGCGGGATCGGCGGGCTCACCACCGCCCTGTGCGCCGTCCGCCGCGGGCTCTCGGCGCGGGTGCTGGAGCAGGCCGCGACCTACGGCGAGATCGGGGCCGGGATCCAGCTCGCGCCCAACGCCACCCGCGTCCTGGACCGGCTCGGGCTGCTCGACCGCATCCGCGACGTCGGGGTCCTGCCCCGGCGGCTCGTCCTGGCCCACGCCGGTACCGGACGCGAGCTCACCCACCTCCCGCTCACCGACTTCCCGCAGCGCTACGGCGGGCCCTACGTCGTGCTGCACCGCAGCGACCTGCTCGCCGCGCTGCTCGACGCCTGCCGCGACGCGGGCGTCGCACTGGAGACGGGCGCCCGCGCCGACCACGTCACCGACACCGGCGACCGGGTCGAGGTCCGCTGCACCGACGGGCGGGGGTTCGCGGGTGGCGTGCTCCTCGCCGCCGACGGGCTGCACTCGCGGATCCGGCCGCGGCTCGTCGTCGACGAACCGGTCTGCTCGGGTTACGTCGCCTACCGGGGTGCGGTGCCGCTGGAGCGCGTGCAGCACCGCTCGGACCTCGACGACGTCGTCGTGTTCCTCGGCCCCGGCCGCCACCTCGTGCAGTACCCGCTGCGCGCCCGGACGCTCTACAACCAGGTCGCGGTGTTCCGCAGCCCGGGTTTCGCGCGCGGGGAGACCGACTGGGGCGGCCCGGACGAGCTGGACGCCGCGTTCGCCGGGAGCTGCGGGCACGTCCGCGGCGCGATCACCGCCGTGGGCCGTGACGCCCGCTGGCCCATGTACGACCGGCCGCCCACCGAGCACTGGGTGAGGGGCCGGATCGGCCTGCTCGGCGACGCCGCCCACCCGATGCTCCAGTACCTGGCGCAGGGCGCCTGCCAGGCGGTGGAGGACGCCGACGCCGTGACCGGGGCGCTCGCCTCCTCGCCGCCCGCGGAGGCGCTGCGCCGCTACGCCGAGCGGCGGGTGCCCCGCGCGACCCGCGTCCAGACCACCGCGCGGCAGTGGGGCGAGCTGTGGCACCTCGACGGGCCCGCCGCCGACGCCCGCGACGCGCTGCTCGTCGGACGGGCCCCGGACGACCACGGCCACGTCGGGTGGTTGTACGGCTGA